ctagacttttatgcgtgaaaaatcgtgatttatcaaaaacctactttttcgaactcctcctagaccgtgcgaccgatctgcacaaAACTTGGAACCTAGCATCCCCAGACTGACCTGActaaaagttataaaaggaatttttatacgataaaaattgtgcatataacgcacaaactaatttgtgtagctaactatgaaaacaccaactttgccatatctcagccaaaataaatgctatcgaCCCCAAACTTTAGATAATtttttgccatgaccctctggaggtacCCCAtgcattttacgaaaattggtcactagggggcactacaactataaaaagtttatatctcatgaacggctcatccgatttatatgaaatttgatgggtaccatctggAGCCAATCCTGAGGCGAACCCTAGAGTGGGGTactgaggggtcaaagtgggcgtggcctatgggacccaatgtgacctaactctagattcaccacttacactaatgtgaacaactttaaatttacagggtagatggacaatgggccatggaccacacctaccaaaaattacacatgtggaccactaggtggcgctgtaaTGGTATTTTGgctttaactcccacattacacatcgcacattagaaatctttacatccacgtgttccgtgaatcaagctgaattaccggatataggccacgcccaatTCCGCGCAAAGGTTTTTTCGCAATATTGcgcaatgtgcaaaaccaactttttcgaactcgtcctaggccgtgcgaccgatctgcacgaaacgtggtaggtagcatctccagatggacctgacaaaaagttattgaaggaattttgctacgttaaagtctGCGCATTTGACGACAAAACAAAttgtcctagctagctaccacacacatatcatatcatatctcggccaaattaaatgttatcagcaaataACTTGGGTTCCTTGTTCAACATCTGACGTCGatactctgtaccaaatttggcgaagatcggcctttagggggcgctataagcaacgtttatttgtttcccGCCAATTTTctcaatgcatttcaatgggaaatttgcaattgcaatatctctgccacagtaaaagcaatcaacacaaaatTTTAGATGCTCGTCGCGCGGCGTTCTGGAGGCGcttcaccaaatttggcaaagatcggccattagtgggcgctataatcaacataaaagtgttttgccctgTCAATCagtgttaatggaatatttgcaatgggaatgtttcaaagaccttgcagctcTTACTTCTCAATATTTACCTGATGCTTCTACCATTACGTTTTATTCTGTGTTCTCCCTCAGGCCTGTACTGAAGCAGGATTTCGGCTACGAGCAACAATTAGCGCCCCAACCCAGGTATTGTCTGTAAGCTGCGAGTCGTAGTTGATATCGGGGTCAAtcaccgtggtaactcatgctgaacacctaacctgtcgggagcaggtttaagttggagatcagagatcatcccggtgttaaagcaccgcctacgcACCAAATCAATaggtcgattgataacggcgtcaccgttcttaaagaagatcaggcggagctcggtacagacagagagagagagagagagagagagagagagagagagaggtgcgctcataaaagttcaacattgagagaccaacaaccccgttaacatgggtatttttatgaaatatagcctatatattttaatgggagggaattacatatcggcttcttgagccatgGCGCTCAGTAGCGcatatcggtttgaattatgtttttatatatttttatttgctcaCGATCGcgttcccactgccagggttgcaactgaaataataggctaaagcaacgacagtttatggaaagcacaagtgtaattatggtcagatcttggtcctgactgatggggaagtgatattaataagcgttgtgatttacacatctacagcgtcggctattcattttttttttttttcagctttccttcctgttttaggaagcagcgactgtattgcgttttctctgtaaaaccgtgtctgtgttcttcatatttatggagaGAATCCAGCGACacggattgggaaaccctgacttgactgaactagttgataaccagcgtcgtagtacaggttatgatggaccgcggttgttaggttaggtgaagccggattacagAAAGAGATCCAGATCCAGcaagttgatcttgcttcgtagtacaggcctctggtgttatatacaataaacaaacttcttaacccacctgacaaagtttctacaaccttctcagtggacaaaatgtaactcttttctcccactttttcaatccaaaatcaacaccattcatatgcGCTGATACTGTGGaaataaacattgcagttggtgctaagtggagagtctgtcatagtgtgattgggtatgttggtggcattgattcttaatttcccacgaaggtgatcgcggttacgtgtcagttaaacttctcatctccaatcctatctgtatttgtgagaagtggcgctgtcctgagttgaaagcctactttacggctttattatcgagttaataggcgcgtgtgttcgtgtcggccgctgtccatttcctaaggttttgaaatgcaaacaacttttgactacttaATTTTTTAAACGACGCGTCGTGCAAGCACCctcggaggaaaacatcaatcggccctatgacaccatttacaaaaCCGACCACCCTCCCTGCTCTTTCAAACACCACACCTGCGGTACCTCCACCCTCTAAGtccctctctcatttctctctgctgtcccctgtggtcaggggggttgAGAAGTTTGTTATAGTTGAGAATTGTTAAAagtagtctgtatatgcatggagatgaactgttaaccactacatttgcaacggcagagtaccgcagacctcgtgcatcaaacctctcgacATTCACCAACGTTTGCCCCCACTACGTAATGTTTCCGGTCCCATATTGGCGCAGCTTCGCGGATCATCGGGGGCAACTGGCGCGGCTCCCCGGGGCATGGCggacgactggcatcggaggcgaatggcatcagaggcgaatggcatcggaggcgaatggcatcggaggcttgggccccgtcataactgcttgcagttctagttacaTTTGCTTCACCACAGATGCTAATGTTTGGTGTACTATATAATTATGAAGGTTACATTTGgagggttcctcaaggctcagtgttAGGCCCGCTATTGTTTCTTTGGTTATTAAATAATATAGCCTATGTAAGGTCTCCAAAATTAACATTCGTGTTATTAATTATTTCTTATTagttatttgcagatgatacaaatgtattctaATCTTCTGAGAAAAGTCCTTGTTCCATTTGATTGTCATGCAAACTTTTGAAATGTTGCAATAAGACATTTTCTTTTCCATCAAATGGTTTGGGGCAAATGAACTAGGCTACAGCGTAGTTTCGTTAAAGGTTGGCACTATGAGCTATGTATGGCTGTAATCTGTCAGTAAACgggcggagtagaagtagaagttgCTAACCAGAAACAAGACAAGATGCATTGCCCATCCAACCCATCTACAAGAGACAAATGAAGAGGTCTTTAGAAATTTGCTGCAATTGGGCacgttttaatatttttttcatgtcaGCTAGTATTGGCCCCAAGCAAAAGGCTcctaataaatgtatttaatcaTGTGACCCAAATTATGTAACCATTCTATTTAGTGTAAAGGGCACAGTTTTTAACCGGTGGTAAACGTTGTGAAATAGAACTAGTTAAGTTAAGGCCACAAAAATACTTAGGAttagtaaaacatcagggattggcttaaaataagTCATGTAAAACTACAAAATAAGGCGCAACGGAAAAAGGTCTGTAAACGTTGGTTAGTTTTCAAAATGACTTGTTTTTTACTAGGGACACAAATCCTGGTCTCACCCCCTCGGTGCAACTATACTTTGTCATCTTCCTTCCTTGTTTGCTCTCCAATATTTACTACAGCCACGAGAGGTTGGCATCCAACAATAAATGTAATTGTGGGTCGTTTTGAGCTGATTGCATAATCCACCCATACGGTCATTATAAACTGCTTGCATAATTGACCCATATGGTCGTTTTCTGTGTGAGGATGGGCTGTCTATGCATAAACGAGTGTATAGGCAAACacctataaaataaataaattttttacAACTGATTGTAAACAAAACTAACTATCAAGAACCCACTGTTTTAATTAAGTCCCAAAAATCTGATATTTTTTTGAATACGCATTACAGCCTCATTCAGCCATTAgcgtggctgtagactcttgtcTTGTTTAATTGTGGCACAAACAACTGATACAGTGTATATCATAAAACATAAACTAAagcatatattttgttttgttgttgacaGAAACGCATGTAAAACATAGCAATAGGGTCTGTTTATATCTTTAACCTCTTCTACTGGCGGAACAGTTAGTATAAACTCTTGCTATGCAGCCACACTTTGTTGAAACTGTTGAAGATTTATTCTAAATTCTAGTGAAAGATACAGTCAGGTTGAATTTTGAGAGAAATTTGTATGAAAATGATTCGCAAGACTATCATTTCCAAAACATGGAGTCTTGGGTTTGAATATTTCACAAAGTGTaaacatcatattttttatGGTTTTACCCTCACCATGCAGGCGACACTCCAGATGTCAGCAGGCGGGCCGTACTCAGATCCCAGTAAAACCTCCAGTGAGCGATACTGACGAGTCTGAATCTCCTCACAGAAATGTTTGTACTGGGTCAAGAAAGAGGAACAGACATAGCAGACagaaacatttcattttaagcTTGTAGTGCATGTTTCAACACAGTGTTATGTACAAATTtgttttaaccctaaccctttttgACCATTGAACCCCTATATGATACCaaattcctaaaaaaaaacacaacatattcAGCACTCAGGCTAATGCAATATGTTAAACATTATAATGCCTGTATGTAAAGTAAAGAGCAAATACTGACCACCCAGCAGGAGCTGCCCAGGTCAGCAATCTTCACTGTAATTTCCTTTAAACTGTGTGGGTTCAATTGCTCCTTCTCTGAGAGAAACAACAAGAAATCAGGTAAATTCAAGAAAAAGTTGTATAAGAAATTCTAATATTGGACAGTTAGTTTAGTCTATCTCTGATAATTTGGGTAGGATGCATTTGCTTGATTACATGTTAAACTAAGGCTTTAAGCCTAAAGCTTTTATTAAAAGATTGTATTTCTTAtatagtttctttttttcagttaacattaacattaacaatatGTGTGCACAGAGCAAAGACTGTATATTAAAAGCCTGACATTGTCACACAGTTGGCTCCATGTACATTTGCGTTGTACACACATATGATGAACCCTGCATGGCTGCTCAGACAGCTCAGCTGTAAACTGTCCAGCTTTGAGACTTCACTGTTAAACAATCTCCAGCATCtgtagcaataaaaaaaaactgtgcctATGGAATTGGCCTCTTTCCTAGTCAGTAGAGAGGAAGGGTTGCTGTCCCCTGCTGGTACTTTGTGGAACTGCTCCTCCAGGCACAGCAGGATGTTCTCAGGCTTGATGTCTGTGTGGATGATTTTACACTGAGCATGAAGATAGTCCAGGCCCTGCAGAACCtagaaaacacaaacatgatGTTACCTTCCATACAAAGTGCACCAAATTGATCCACTTAAATGAAGATATGTCTTTGCATGATCTTAATTTCTTAGGTATTTGCAGTTCTTTACCTGAGTTAGTATGTGTTTGACTGAAGGCCGTGTCAGTCCAGGATTTCCAAAACATAGCTGCCATTCTCTCAGGTCAGGCCCCAACAGCTCCAGCACCAGGCACATGTCTAACCACGAGGCATTAAGGTCAGTTTTACATGTCTGCAAGCTATTGGCTAGCAGTATTCACTGTATGATGCAATGCAATACTGCCAACATAATGCTACATATCTGTTGTGACATCTCTGAAAACAACTCTCTGTTAAGAGTTTGCAGAGATAAGTCATTTATgagatttattaatttaatcatAGGCTAGTCAATATCGACTGTGTGGCCATTTGATAGATGCATTTTAGTGGCTCTTttagacacacaagcacacacggGGTCAGGTTTAGAGTGTGTGTCCAAGAAATGACAGTCTGTAAAAAGGATACGGACCCCGTTGACCCCGGCCAGCTTGAACTCATCTAGCAGCTGTACGATCCTTTGACTGGAGGGATGCCGGCTCGTAGGACCACTAGCCTAATTAAAGAGAGGGGGAGCAGTGAGAGAAAGAAGCTATAGAAGGCTAACAATAAAAACAGGGAGAAAAATAGAGAGGAAAAGCATttagtatttttatattttttttatattttttttagcaaattGAGAAGACAAATCAAGAGAAATAACATTTGACAGAAAGAGTAAGACAGGTTAGAGAGGAGAAACACAAACAGCGGGTCACTGACGCATCGTAGGAGAGCAAGTTCATCCTGTCCTGCCTGGGTGAAGCCAGCTCCGCTCTTCAGCACCTTCACAGCAATGCGCCGCCCTAGCCTGCCAACACAGACACCGGATCAGCTCTGCTCAGATACAGGACAGAATAGTCCACTCTTTGCCGAATCCATGAAAGCTGTGTTTTAGTGTCATACaaacatgtattttattatCTTCCGAAAATAATCATCACGAGAAACAAAGTTCAATATGTCAAGTTGTGTTGGACTAATGGAACCCTTTGTAAGGGACTATACACAAATTataagagaggaaaagaaatggGGGTATGGTTATGCATATATGAACATATATTCTTTTTTGATAAAGGAAGGGTAGTCAGATTTTCTTCTTACTTAATATTTCAGTTTATCCTGCTCATGCTACTATTGTAATAGTCATGGTGACTGGTCAGGATGTGtccattttgttttaatatcAATATGATATCAAAACAGCAGTGACCTGAATGTAGCCGTTTCAAATCTGTGTCATTTCAATATTTCTTTATCCAAAACACAGGGTCACAGTGGAGACTCATTTGGTTAGTTACTGTAAACTGTTACACACAGTCCACTTTATTACATGAGCTTGTTATTGGGTGTCAAGGTGATTATTTACAATTGTATtaacaataaattatatattacactttacactgttgTGTGAAAAGTTGTATTTTAATTCATATCTATAAATTAGCTTCCAGACCACAAAGCGAAAAGGTTAAAAAGTGGACTTGCAATTTTTCACCATAGAAACATCAAACTAACGTATTGATGCAACACACAGTGAGCTAGCTTAGCTAGTTGTAAGTTAGTTAACTCTGTAAGTAAATTTGtgtaaatttttctttttttaatccaaacTATATATAGTGGATGTGGTGGTGTCAGGTCATATAACCTTACTATAAATGTGGACGTATGTTCCCAGCTTTAAGAAATACATAGCCATGCTGTGTAAACCGATGAGCAAGActtttgacttgacttgattatAGTTCGCTTACTATAGCTGGCAATAGTGACTGGAagttcaaaaacaaaaatggacATGGAGCAAATGAAAGAATGGTTGGGCGGCATGAGGTCATTAATTCAAGCTCAGCCATCTTTTTATTAGAGAATTGCTGGAATCAATTTCATTTTGTCATGCTTACAATAAAGTTGCTAATCCCAATTCTAATGTACACGTTGATGGCGATTGTGAAATGTATTCCATTGATATAATAACATTTCAATCAGATTACTTTTCTAAATCAAGAGGATGGACCAAAGAAAATACTAATACTGCCAAGAAGGgtcttgctttttattttttaagtaaaatttaAGATTCAACGCCCCCCAACCCACCCCGATTATTTGTGTACAGTCCCTAATTAAACCTACCTGAGGTCCAGACACAGCCAGACAGTGGAGAAATAGCCCCAACCCAGCTTGGACACCACCTGGTATCTTCTGTTGAAGGTGTCACCTATCTGGACAGGGTGGTATCCACCTGAGGAgatcaaaacaaaagaaatcttAGAATAGACAAAGTCATCTattatttgtttgtattattCCATAACTGAAATGTGAAACCtttacaacatacagtatgcatcTTTTCATGTGGTGTTTAGAAAGCCTAGAGTGGAAGAACTAAAATGTGGCACTAAAGCTATTTCTGGCATTACAAATTCCTCTAAGCTATAACATGTCTGTAGTGAGTAATACATGTAAATCTCCCAGCGGGACACTGAAACATTTTAATGCATAAGCCTAACTGTTCTCTTCCAGCCAGCATGACACAAAGGTCTTGGACATCGTCAGAGATCTTAAAATTGAATctctactttttatttatttaaagggaACATGATATAAGGTGGTAATATGATTTATTCCTGTGTCAGGTATATGTGGTATGATACAACACGAGGTACAAGCAGAGACCTGCATAGCTGGCAGGAAAGGAAAGATGATGTCAGGATGCCATTTTGGCAAAAAGGTATTGCAAGGAaaagtgatatatatatatatatatatatatatatatatatatatatatatatatatatatatatatatatatatatataaagagatgAACAAAAGTTGAGTGGTTGAGTTTTTTAGAGATGTCAGCTAAATAAATATTGTGGTTGCAATTCTTTATTCACCAATACATTGCCTATACATACCGGTACATCACCTATACATCATTGCCTATACATTGTATATAataatgtcaaaaaatgttttagtcCTTGCTTGCACTGTGGCTTGAGGGCACcattggtccagactgaaatatctctacAAATATTGAATGGATTGTATTGAAATTTTGTGCTAACCCTGATGATCTCCAATGActtcaaaccaatcagaatctaaAAGAATTGTTTCAGACATATCTGGACAGGCCTATCTTATTTGAAGCAATATACTGTAGCTACAACGTCATCAAGAAAGGCCGTACTGATAAATGTAACAGcaactgtcagtacccgatccgttccaccgcgACACGATCGCTTCCGCATGATGCAAGATAACACATTATGCCATGGTATACAGATCGGGTACGTGACGACGCCATGACGACGGCAGAATCACCGGAAGCACaagctggctttttttttttttttttgtgtataaaaCAAATTTTTCGTCGAGTTTTAGATAGCGTGACGTGGTTTGATGCGGTCAATGAGTGGTTTGAGAGACGATTGGATACCGATCCTTTTCACGTCGTTTTGAAGGATATTAAAGCGCAAGTCTGACTTAAAAAATAACGTAAATGTGAATAACTTGTACTAACATTTGAATTTCCCTTCGTATTAAAGGCAACCTCTGAGTAGGCTAGTGTATTTCAACAGCTGACTTCGGGTATAAATAACACAAGTTATCttggaagctaacgttagctagcgacCACCTGTTGAGCGCCATGCAAAGTCTGCAGCCAGCAGCAAAGACAAACTCCCAAAAGAGCCACATAAAGTGAAACTGAAGGGAAGTTGTGCACCATTCAAATATGAAGACAAACGGAGtctgtgtggtctgttgttgttATCACTTTAAAGATAATTAAACTTAACTAACCTAACTAAATAGAAGCGGTTTAGGCAGGCTAATGCGCTAGCATTACGTGGCTAATAGTTAGCTAGCTCCATGTTAAGAGTGATTTAATATGGGCCAGTTTGTGATACATTAAATATCGAAGGAACCTTAGAAGGAACAGACATAACACAAAGCCTACAGAAGCCCAACACACAACAAGAAATAAGCATTTTATTATATGAGCGAACTCGTACGCATTTGACTTGCCGTCCGTACCACAGGCAGTAGGTCCGTACAGCATAGCTCATCCGCCAtccgtcatggcgttcataattTGCACTAGTAGAGCGCCACGTCACGTGCAAAAGGGTTCAAACCGTTTCCCGCCTGAGCCTGCTGATGCCACAGTCTGCTTTGTTTATGAAATCATTTGCGCTGCATCGAACAGGCAGCTCTCAGGGGACGGACAGGCCGAGGATAAAGGTGTGGTGACATTGGCAGCGGTGAATGAGTACATCTGCAGATGATAAGAGTGAGTTAAGAGACTCTGCTGTACCATAACAGTATTCTCTGGGGTCCTCAGAGTCCTGGCTGTCCTTTGGATCCAGCTGCTCATGGCATCCTAGGGCCTCAAAGTTATTAGACGACTTTGCTTcgctcctacacacacacacacacacacacacacacacacacacacacacacacacacacacacacacacacacacacacaagtcacaTGAAAACTTGACTCCTTCTTTACTGCATACATCCTAATACATCCtctgcatacagtacatgcatgtgtatgtCAGTGTCGAGTTGCTGGGTGCAGCCAGGAGAGTTTAACTACT
This genomic interval from Perca fluviatilis chromosome 5, GENO_Pfluv_1.0, whole genome shotgun sequence contains the following:
- the si:ch211-220i18.4 gene encoding SRSF protein kinase 3 isoform X2 → MADELCCTDLLPVVRTASQMRGYHPVQIGDTFNRRYQVVSKLGWGYFSTVWLCLDLRLGRRIAVKVLKSGAGFTQAGQDELALLRCASGPTSRHPSSQRIVQLLDEFKLAGVNGVHMCLVLELLGPDLREWQLCFGNPGLTRPSVKHILTQVLQGLDYLHAQCKIIHTDIKPENILLCLEEQFHKVPAGDSNPSSLLTRKEANSIEKEQLNPHSLKEITVKIADLGSSCWVYKHFCEEIQTRQYRSLEVLLGSEYGPPADIWSVACMAFELLTGDSLFEPKAGESISLEEDHIAQIMELLGKIPPDVAFSGKYSAEYFSRRGDLRRVGPLRFWRLYDVLVEKYHFFLEDATGFSDFLLRMLDYHPERRATAAQCLRHPWLTS
- the si:ch211-220i18.4 gene encoding SRSF protein kinase 3 isoform X1, encoding MHTMQRSPRSATDIAAQQNHTSEAKSSNNFEALGCHEQLDPKDSQDSEDPREYCYGGYHPVQIGDTFNRRYQVVSKLGWGYFSTVWLCLDLRLGRRIAVKVLKSGAGFTQAGQDELALLRCASGPTSRHPSSQRIVQLLDEFKLAGVNGVHMCLVLELLGPDLREWQLCFGNPGLTRPSVKHILTQVLQGLDYLHAQCKIIHTDIKPENILLCLEEQFHKVPAGDSNPSSLLTRKEANSIEKEQLNPHSLKEITVKIADLGSSCWVYKHFCEEIQTRQYRSLEVLLGSEYGPPADIWSVACMAFELLTGDSLFEPKAGESISLEEDHIAQIMELLGKIPPDVAFSGKYSAEYFSRRGDLRRVGPLRFWRLYDVLVEKYHFFLEDATGFSDFLLRMLDYHPERRATAAQCLRHPWLTS
- the si:ch211-220i18.4 gene encoding SRSF protein kinase 3 isoform X3; amino-acid sequence: MLYGPTACGGYHPVQIGDTFNRRYQVVSKLGWGYFSTVWLCLDLRLGRRIAVKVLKSGAGFTQAGQDELALLRCASGPTSRHPSSQRIVQLLDEFKLAGVNGVHMCLVLELLGPDLREWQLCFGNPGLTRPSVKHILTQVLQGLDYLHAQCKIIHTDIKPENILLCLEEQFHKVPAGDSNPSSLLTRKEANSIEKEQLNPHSLKEITVKIADLGSSCWVYKHFCEEIQTRQYRSLEVLLGSEYGPPADIWSVACMAFELLTGDSLFEPKAGESISLEEDHIAQIMELLGKIPPDVAFSGKYSAEYFSRRGDLRRVGPLRFWRLYDVLVEKYHFFLEDATGFSDFLLRMLDYHPERRATAAQCLRHPWLTS